A section of the Amycolatopsis sp. AA4 genome encodes:
- the rsmA gene encoding 16S rRNA (adenine(1518)-N(6)/adenine(1519)-N(6))-dimethyltransferase RsmA, which produces MVELLGPAEIRGLADELDVRPTKKLGQNFVHDPNTVRRIVELGGVRPGDVVLEVGPGLGSLTLGLLAAGAQVVAVEIDPVLAARLPRTVAERAPEAADRLTVVGADALRVRAADLPAEPVSIVANLPYNVAVPVVLHLLAELPSLRSGLVMVQTEVADRMAAGPGSRTYGVPSVKLAWYGPARKVAAVPRAVFWPVPNVDSALVSFTRTDPVAGVDRARLFAVVDAAFSQRRKTLRAALAGWAGSAERAGELLAEAGIDPKTRGEQLDVHAFARIAAAAK; this is translated from the coding sequence GTGGTGGAACTGCTGGGGCCCGCCGAAATCCGCGGGCTGGCCGACGAACTCGACGTCCGGCCCACGAAGAAGCTCGGGCAGAACTTCGTGCACGACCCCAACACGGTCCGCCGCATCGTCGAACTCGGCGGCGTGCGGCCGGGGGACGTCGTGCTGGAGGTCGGGCCCGGTCTCGGGTCGCTGACGCTCGGCCTGCTCGCCGCGGGCGCTCAGGTCGTCGCCGTGGAGATCGACCCGGTGCTGGCCGCCCGCCTGCCGCGCACGGTCGCCGAGCGCGCGCCCGAGGCAGCGGACCGGCTGACCGTCGTCGGCGCGGACGCGCTGCGGGTGCGGGCGGCCGACCTCCCGGCCGAGCCGGTGTCGATCGTGGCGAACCTGCCGTACAACGTCGCGGTGCCGGTGGTGCTGCACCTGCTGGCCGAGCTGCCGTCGCTGCGCAGCGGGCTGGTCATGGTCCAGACCGAGGTCGCCGACCGGATGGCCGCCGGACCGGGCAGCCGGACTTACGGCGTGCCGAGCGTGAAACTCGCTTGGTACGGCCCGGCGCGCAAGGTCGCCGCCGTGCCGCGCGCGGTGTTCTGGCCGGTGCCGAACGTCGATTCCGCGCTGGTCTCGTTCACCCGGACCGACCCGGTCGCCGGAGTGGATCGCGCGCGGTTGTTCGCGGTGGTCGACGCTGCGTTCTCGCAGCGGCGCAAGACTTTGCGGGCCGCGCTGGCCGGATGGGCGGGTTCCGCCGAGCGGGCCGGCGAGCTGCTCGCCGAGGCGGGGATCGATCCGAAGACGCGCGGGGAGCAGCTGGACGTGCACGCGTTCGCGCGGATCGCGGCTGCCGCAAAGTGA
- a CDS encoding resuscitation-promoting factor → MTGSRQDDSRLDAGSAYFSSSESSVAVLDRELEDTAYGQLDFSDELRVTEQDVLAALGPDADLLMSEIDVDVDELIRLINAETTMLPPLVLPDEFEQDRTASPQAKKAAVEEGLREATKTWKRRFLKGAVLSLLVTVGGGGAAALAMNKSITVDVDGHQQTVHSFGGTVGDVLKDAGLSVGEHDALSPSPQAAVGDGGVIKLERGRQLNLVVDGVSRPSWVRATTLGEAMNQLGMGSMLSQGAWTSMPSSGELPLEGSTVQVKTLKHITLFDGTNAPRQVDTNAVTTKELVSDLKLNLGPDDAIEGGLDVSLKNGAEVHVSRMGVSMVNQEETIDPDVQKVDDPTQLQGQQSVEDPGTPGKKLVTYKVTKKNGEEIAREQVSEKVLVEAKSKIIKVGTKKPPAPAIGDTGAWDRIAQCESGGNWSINTGNGYYGGLQFDRQTWNAYGGQQYAPTADKATREQQIAIAEKVRDARGGYSAWGCGYKA, encoded by the coding sequence GTGACTGGTAGTCGGCAGGATGACTCGCGTCTTGACGCGGGTTCGGCGTATTTTTCCTCCTCCGAGTCCTCGGTGGCCGTGCTCGACCGCGAGCTCGAGGACACCGCCTACGGGCAGCTGGACTTCTCCGACGAACTCCGCGTGACCGAGCAGGACGTGCTCGCCGCGCTCGGCCCGGACGCCGACCTGTTGATGTCGGAGATCGACGTCGACGTGGACGAGCTGATCCGGCTCATCAACGCGGAGACCACGATGCTTCCGCCGCTCGTCCTTCCGGACGAGTTCGAGCAGGACCGCACCGCCTCGCCGCAGGCCAAGAAGGCCGCGGTCGAGGAAGGGCTGCGCGAGGCGACCAAGACCTGGAAGCGCCGCTTCCTCAAGGGCGCCGTGCTCTCGCTGCTGGTCACCGTCGGCGGTGGCGGCGCGGCGGCGCTCGCGATGAACAAGAGCATCACCGTCGACGTCGACGGCCACCAGCAGACCGTGCACAGCTTCGGCGGCACCGTCGGCGACGTCCTCAAGGACGCGGGCCTGTCCGTCGGCGAGCACGACGCGCTTTCGCCCTCCCCGCAGGCGGCGGTCGGCGACGGCGGCGTCATCAAGCTCGAGCGCGGCCGTCAGCTCAACCTCGTCGTCGACGGCGTGTCCCGGCCCTCCTGGGTCCGCGCGACCACGCTCGGCGAGGCCATGAACCAGCTCGGCATGGGCAGCATGCTTTCCCAGGGCGCGTGGACGTCGATGCCGTCGTCCGGCGAACTGCCGCTCGAGGGCTCGACCGTCCAGGTCAAGACCCTCAAGCACATCACGCTTTTCGACGGCACCAACGCGCCCCGCCAGGTGGACACCAACGCGGTGACCACCAAGGAGCTCGTCTCCGACCTGAAGCTGAACCTCGGCCCGGACGACGCGATCGAGGGCGGACTCGACGTCAGCCTCAAGAACGGCGCCGAGGTCCACGTCAGCCGCATGGGCGTGTCGATGGTCAACCAGGAAGAGACCATCGACCCCGACGTGCAGAAGGTCGACGACCCGACGCAGCTGCAGGGCCAGCAGAGCGTCGAGGACCCGGGCACGCCGGGCAAGAAGCTGGTGACCTACAAGGTCACGAAGAAGAACGGCGAGGAGATCGCTCGCGAGCAGGTCTCGGAGAAGGTCCTCGTCGAGGCCAAGTCCAAGATCATCAAGGTCGGCACCAAGAAGCCGCCGGCCCCGGCCATCGGCGACACTGGCGCGTGGGACCGCATCGCGCAGTGCGAATCGGGCGGCAACTGGTCGATCAACACCGGCAACGGCTACTACGGCGGCCTCCAGTTCGACCGCCAGACCTGGAACGCCTACGGCGGCCAGCAGTACGCCCCGACGGCCGACAAGGCCACCCGCGAGCAGCAGATCGCGATCGCCGAGAAGGTGCGCGACGCGCGCGGCGGCTACAGCGCCTGGGGCTGCGGCTACAAGGCCTGA
- a CDS encoding TatD family hydrolase — protein MGDEKRELPPIPDRLPVTVVDAHTHLDACGAQTAADVAEMVDRAERAGVARVVTVADDLAAARWAAEASTWDSRVFGAVAIHPTRTKEFGAAEQSEVERLARGERVVAVGETGLDYYWDYSPHDAQQAAFRWHIDLAKRLGKALMIHDRDAHEDVLRILDEEGAPETVVFHCFSGDEHIARRCIDKGYILSFAGTVTFKNARGLHEAARMVPRGQFLAETDAPFLTPHPYRGRPNEPFCTAYTVRFLAQLRGEAVHEVAEAVRTTAERAYQLPS, from the coding sequence ATGGGTGACGAGAAGCGCGAACTTCCCCCGATTCCCGATCGGCTGCCGGTGACGGTGGTTGACGCGCACACTCATCTCGACGCGTGTGGTGCGCAGACTGCGGCTGATGTTGCCGAGATGGTTGATCGTGCCGAGCGGGCTGGGGTTGCTCGCGTTGTTACTGTCGCGGACGATCTCGCGGCTGCTCGGTGGGCGGCTGAAGCGTCCACGTGGGACTCGCGGGTGTTTGGCGCGGTGGCTATTCATCCTACTCGTACCAAGGAATTCGGAGCCGCTGAACAGTCCGAAGTGGAGCGTCTGGCGCGAGGGGAGCGCGTGGTCGCGGTTGGCGAGACGGGGCTCGATTACTACTGGGACTACTCGCCGCACGATGCGCAGCAAGCCGCGTTTCGGTGGCACATCGATCTTGCGAAGCGGCTTGGCAAGGCGCTGATGATTCACGACCGCGACGCGCACGAAGACGTGCTTCGCATCCTCGATGAGGAAGGTGCGCCCGAGACGGTCGTCTTCCACTGCTTCTCTGGCGACGAGCACATCGCGCGTCGCTGTATCGACAAGGGCTACATCCTGTCCTTCGCCGGCACGGTCACCTTTAAGAACGCGCGCGGGCTGCACGAGGCCGCGCGCATGGTGCCGCGCGGGCAGTTTCTCGCCGAGACTGACGCGCCCTTTCTGACGCCTCATCCCTACCGTGGGCGGCCGAACGAGCCGTTCTGCACCGCTTACACCGTCCGCTTCCTTGCTCAGCTGCGCGGCGAAGCGGTCCACGAGGTGGCCGAAGCGGTCCGGACCACTGCCGAACGCGCATACCAGCTGCCTTCATGA